One Bufo gargarizans isolate SCDJY-AF-19 chromosome 4, ASM1485885v1, whole genome shotgun sequence DNA window includes the following coding sequences:
- the LOC122936004 gene encoding uncharacterized protein LOC122936004, with protein MHQPTAPIIPILNKWFLFVHTPSDPQNPSRRYLQCPATGHLYCTSTGSLYQKTIISLSAKSSPLLSINSGLLPCNSSAYSQSISEPTAKKEKKKSSRKTKNKSVPILDNSSATTKKKASVLSKKKKSTVTPQPKSTPSFVFIRNSFSSLKKPASITQTVNQCKAVIHPDNNLSEKNTKKSHIYYTVYLHHMVKFIQPIRINFEDLLFPQNVFLKHELTKFSRKRAEENIQIVQKHQGSPKRKRRRKPPSLCLSNEEYVLLCSGNIFKEKTEKKKKLGPLFQVFKFKTAGDILTMIGNDLY; from the coding sequence ATGCATCAACCAACAGCTCCAATAATTCCAATTTTGAATAAATGGTTCCTCTTTGTGCATACACCATCAGACCCACAAAACCCAAGTAGAAGATATCTACAATGCCCAGCAACAGGACATCTCTATTGTACATCAACAGGAAGCTTATACCAGAAGACGATTATTTCACTGTCTGCCAAAAGTTCTCCTTTATTAAGTATCAATTCTGGTTTACTTCCCTGTAATTCTTCTGCATACAGTCAGAGTATATCTGAACcaactgcaaaaaaagaaaagaagaaaagtagcagaaaaacaaaaaataaatcagttcCTATACTGGACAATTCTTCTGCAACTACTAAAAAGAAGGCGTCTGTTttaagcaaaaagaaaaaatctacCGTGACCCCTCAGCCCAAGTCCACCCCATCATTTGTCTTCATTCGTAATTCTTTTTCAAGCCTTAAGAAGCCAGCCTCAATAACCCAGACTGTAAATCAATGTAAAGCAGTCATTCATCCTGATAACAATCTCtctgaaaaaaacacaaaaaagtcacacatttactATACAGTCTATCTGCATCACATGGTCAAGTTCATACAACCTATAAGAATTAATTTTGAAGACCTTTTATTTCCACAGAATGTGTTTCTTAAACATGAGCTAACAAAGTTTTCCAGAAAGCGTGCAGAAGAAAATATTCAAATTGTTCAAAAGCATCAGGGTTCCCCAAAACGTAAAAGAAGGAGGAAACCACCATCTCTATGTCTCAGCAATGAAGAATACGTTCTGCTTTGTTCAGGAAACATTTTCAAGGAGAAAACTGAGAAAAAAAAGAAGCTTGGGCCACTTTTTCAGGTTTTCAAATTCAAAACAGCAGGCGACATCCTCACCATGATAGGCAATGATCTTTATTGA